The Nitrospira sp. genome includes a region encoding these proteins:
- a CDS encoding TIGR00282 family metallophosphoesterase — MKVLCIGDVMGEPGRRALARAVPRLVAQRQVDAVIANGENVAGGFGITPELAEELFDTGVSVVTTGNHAWDKKEAVDYFSREPRLLRPANYPSGVPGSGSVVIETAGGERLAVLQVMGRVYMPTIDCPFQTAKREVSRLKRETSAIIVDMHAEASSEKMAMGHFLDGEVTAVVGTHTHVQTADEQILPKGTAYITDIGMTGPLHSVIGVKKELAIEKFLTGMPRRFEVASGPSVFCAVLLELDTRLGKAVAFERIRQFD; from the coding sequence ATGAAGGTGTTGTGTATCGGCGACGTCATGGGGGAGCCAGGCCGTCGAGCGCTTGCCCGAGCGGTACCTCGTCTGGTGGCTCAGCGCCAAGTCGATGCGGTCATCGCCAATGGAGAAAATGTGGCAGGCGGATTCGGCATCACGCCGGAGTTGGCCGAAGAACTCTTCGACACCGGCGTCTCAGTTGTCACGACGGGCAATCATGCGTGGGATAAAAAGGAAGCCGTTGACTATTTTTCGCGTGAACCGCGATTGCTGCGTCCGGCAAACTATCCTTCGGGAGTACCTGGAAGCGGGAGCGTGGTGATTGAGACCGCAGGGGGTGAGCGATTGGCCGTTCTCCAAGTGATGGGTCGCGTGTACATGCCGACGATCGATTGTCCATTCCAGACGGCCAAACGTGAGGTGTCGAGGTTGAAACGGGAAACCTCAGCCATCATCGTCGACATGCATGCGGAAGCGTCGTCTGAAAAAATGGCGATGGGGCATTTTTTAGACGGGGAGGTGACGGCCGTCGTCGGGACCCATACCCATGTGCAAACGGCCGATGAGCAGATCCTTCCGAAGGGCACCGCCTATATCACGGATATCGGCATGACGGGACCGCTCCATTCCGTCATCGGTGTGAAAAAGGAACTCGCCATCGAGAAGTTCTTGACCGGCATGCCGAGGCGATTTGAAGTTGCCTCAGGGCCGTCGGTGTTTTGTGCCGTTCTGCTCGAGCTGGATACGCGCTTGGGCAAGGCCGTGGCGTTCGAACGGATTCGCCAGTTCGATTAA
- a CDS encoding insulinase family protein: MLLVLGDRSPSMGADPNEYMLSNGMKVLLIEVPKAPVATVQVWYKVGSRNEVMGRAGLSHMLEHMMFKGTARYPKGSFSRIIRKNGGIDNAFTGQDFTAYFENVSADRVGLALELEADRMQGLLLDHSEFQTERDVVKEERRLRSEDDPQGALVEALFSQVFMSHPYHWPVIGWFADLDAMAIEDLQRHYDTFYSPNNATLIVVGDIKADSLLPMIKRLFEPIPRGPSPKQILPPEPEQRGERRFLLKREAQVPFVMMGFRIPNYSSDDSYALDLLESILSQGKSSRLYQNVVYEQKLALAVGAEYSLLQTDPGLFYFYALVNPGAKVEAVEEALQREVTRLQNDPPSELELQRAKNQIEASRVFEQDSNFRHAMLMGQAETVGAGWRRINQFVERIRAVTAQDIQRVAKLYLTPDNRTTGILIPLPPKPVESSHSAPHDGKS; this comes from the coding sequence ATGCTCCTGGTCCTGGGCGACCGGTCCCCCTCCATGGGAGCTGACCCCAACGAATACATGCTTTCAAACGGGATGAAGGTGCTGCTGATCGAAGTGCCAAAAGCCCCGGTGGCCACAGTCCAAGTCTGGTACAAGGTGGGTTCCCGAAATGAAGTCATGGGTCGTGCGGGACTCTCACACATGCTCGAGCACATGATGTTCAAAGGCACAGCCAGGTATCCCAAAGGCTCCTTTTCCCGCATCATCCGAAAGAATGGTGGTATCGACAACGCCTTTACCGGACAGGATTTTACCGCCTACTTTGAAAACGTGTCGGCTGACCGTGTCGGGCTCGCGTTAGAACTAGAAGCTGACCGAATGCAGGGGCTGCTTCTCGATCACAGTGAGTTCCAGACCGAGCGCGACGTTGTCAAAGAGGAACGCCGCCTGAGGTCTGAAGATGATCCTCAAGGCGCGTTAGTCGAAGCCTTGTTCTCCCAGGTTTTCATGAGCCATCCTTATCACTGGCCGGTGATCGGCTGGTTCGCAGACCTGGATGCAATGGCAATCGAAGATTTACAGCGCCACTATGACACCTTCTACTCGCCCAACAACGCCACCTTGATCGTAGTAGGTGACATCAAGGCTGACTCATTGCTCCCCATGATCAAGCGACTATTTGAGCCGATTCCCAGAGGCCCATCGCCGAAGCAGATTCTTCCGCCCGAGCCAGAACAGCGCGGCGAACGTCGTTTTCTCCTCAAGCGGGAAGCGCAGGTCCCGTTCGTCATGATGGGCTTCCGCATCCCGAACTATTCGAGTGACGACAGCTATGCTCTCGATCTCCTCGAGTCGATCCTCTCGCAGGGGAAGAGTTCCCGTCTCTACCAAAACGTGGTCTATGAGCAGAAGCTGGCGCTGGCAGTCGGTGCGGAATACAGCTTGCTGCAAACCGATCCCGGCCTATTCTACTTTTACGCACTGGTCAATCCTGGAGCGAAGGTGGAAGCAGTGGAAGAAGCGCTCCAGCGTGAAGTCACGCGTCTGCAGAATGACCCTCCATCGGAGTTGGAGCTGCAACGAGCGAAGAACCAAATCGAAGCATCGCGCGTGTTCGAACAAGATTCGAATTTTCGCCACGCCATGCTCATGGGACAAGCAGAGACCGTCGGAGCAGGGTGGAGACGAATCAATCAGTTCGTTGAGCGTATCCGTGCGGTCACCGCCCAGGACATTCAACGTGTCGCGAAGCTGTACTTAACCCCAGACAATCGGACCACCGGGATTCTCATCCCCTTGCCGCCAAAACCCGTCGAATCGTCCCACTCAGCACCGCACGATGGAAAGTCTTAG
- the rlmN gene encoding 23S rRNA (adenine(2503)-C(2))-methyltransferase RlmN: MADPSVSHLNSTVQLLALTEHQMARLVRTQGWPEYRTAQILRWIYQRRLRTITDMTDLPMHDRVTLSRSAAIGRSAQVSVLRSQDGTRKVLLTLEDGMTVESVLIPDDTRLTLCVSTQVGCMLDCGFCLTGQMGLKRNLKLHEIIDQVLTSQDLLSAEEHITNLVFMGMGEPLANVETLKAAVAALTNKPWGLGWSRRRITVSTAGLASRLSDVATMGVNLAISLNATTEAQRRDLMPAASNIASLNSLLDACRRYPLAPHRRLTFEYVLLAGVNDLPADAHRLVRLLKSLRCKVNLIPFNEFPGSRFRRPPDNDVLRFQSDLRKAGLDVYVRQSRGRDVYGACGQLGDISGNRSPVTLTAIETRC; the protein is encoded by the coding sequence ATGGCCGATCCATCGGTCTCGCATCTCAACTCAACGGTTCAGCTCTTAGCTCTCACCGAACATCAGATGGCCCGGCTTGTCCGCACGCAGGGCTGGCCCGAGTATCGAACCGCTCAAATTCTGCGTTGGATATACCAACGACGACTCCGAACGATCACGGACATGACTGATCTCCCGATGCATGATCGAGTGACACTGTCTCGATCAGCTGCTATCGGTCGTTCGGCACAGGTGAGCGTTCTCCGGTCCCAAGATGGAACACGTAAAGTACTCTTGACGCTCGAAGACGGCATGACCGTCGAATCTGTACTGATCCCGGATGACACGCGGCTGACCCTCTGCGTGTCGACGCAAGTAGGCTGTATGTTGGACTGTGGGTTTTGTCTCACCGGACAGATGGGGCTGAAACGTAATCTCAAGCTCCATGAAATCATCGATCAGGTCCTAACCTCGCAAGACCTCCTGAGCGCTGAGGAACACATCACGAACCTTGTCTTCATGGGAATGGGTGAACCCCTCGCCAATGTGGAGACACTCAAGGCCGCCGTAGCCGCTTTGACGAACAAACCCTGGGGCCTGGGATGGTCACGAAGACGCATTACCGTCTCGACAGCCGGTCTGGCATCCCGCCTCTCAGACGTCGCAACAATGGGTGTGAATCTCGCCATTTCTCTGAATGCCACCACAGAAGCACAACGCCGAGATCTGATGCCCGCCGCCAGTAACATCGCATCCTTGAATTCGCTCTTGGATGCTTGTCGGCGATACCCGCTTGCGCCTCACCGACGGTTGACGTTCGAGTACGTCCTGTTGGCCGGTGTAAATGACCTTCCAGCCGATGCACATCGCCTAGTACGACTGCTGAAATCCTTGCGCTGCAAAGTGAATCTGATTCCGTTCAATGAGTTTCCGGGCAGTCGGTTTCGCCGTCCGCCGGACAACGACGTACTTCGGTTTCAATCCGATCTTCGTAAGGCGGGACTCGATGTCTATGTCCGTCAGAGTCGTGGGCGCGACGTGTACGGTGCCTGCGGACAGCTCGGTGACATCTCCGGCAACCGATCTCCCGTTACCTTGACAGCAATTGAAACTCGTTGTTAG
- a CDS encoding transglycosylase SLT domain-containing protein, giving the protein MRNHNVSLILGLYLTLLSVGVSVHDAHAAQVAALEQTNHENCASSEDCFLAAVWPRERLGNVLTKDQVVALKLERLRKVMEGAPASIWAKRAGLLSGVILMDRNPAAALPYLRAAQQDVPVLDDYIRFWIGEAHLRLGEVKEAAAMFEGVSQAVPDSNLLNLVALRAGEAWYRASSCPEAISWLAKAVSGNDKDPQIAQAWLRMASCYLRESQLAEARETLKQLWVKFPQTKEAKEAEGLLAGNNGGASWSASPDLYYERAQVFLAQSLHAEAIDELKKFMALDPSSPQRADAKLKLGIAQVRLKNYDQARETFSVLTEDQGPRTDEATVWLARVYLRQGLGEKLLDLCRTLSRRTLTPEQKGQVNLFAGIWLEDQSRFDEAAERYRHVAKMGEPASQRTEAQWREGWLLYRTDRQREAIRVWQQIVDQKDSDVEPQALYWIARAHGQLGDAKAKDLFAQLCQRFPYTYYCQLAREQGGGQLPARMEQDPAVAPVLAVQPISEAGHGLAQENQVVNRSQIEQQPAFKRAVELRLLGREQDAARELSVLTDRYSRDPEVLAALSIMLNEVGAYHHALRLVRSRFREKLERTGGTIAEGLWNVAYPTGLIPTIKMSATNGVDPFLVAAIIREESQYDWKAVSRVGAIGLMQVMPTTANTVAQQHHLPSVSREDLFDQEVNIRIGVRYVEQLLAQFSGNVAQAIAAYNAGPVVVGAWATTYRGRSEDEFVELIQYQETRQYVKRVLRSYKEYLRLSGAPKTVS; this is encoded by the coding sequence ATGAGGAACCATAACGTGTCGCTGATTCTCGGTCTCTATTTGACGTTGCTCAGCGTGGGGGTGTCTGTGCATGACGCGCACGCCGCACAAGTCGCCGCGCTGGAACAAACGAACCACGAGAACTGTGCGTCTTCCGAAGACTGTTTTCTGGCAGCGGTCTGGCCGAGGGAACGACTGGGAAATGTCCTCACGAAGGATCAAGTCGTTGCACTGAAACTCGAACGTCTCCGCAAGGTGATGGAGGGGGCTCCGGCGTCGATCTGGGCGAAGCGGGCCGGCTTACTCTCCGGCGTGATTCTGATGGATCGCAATCCTGCTGCCGCGCTGCCGTATCTCCGAGCCGCACAACAAGACGTTCCTGTCCTCGACGATTACATCCGATTCTGGATCGGGGAGGCCCATTTACGACTGGGGGAGGTCAAGGAGGCTGCAGCGATGTTCGAGGGAGTGTCGCAAGCGGTTCCCGATTCCAACCTTCTCAATCTGGTCGCGCTCCGTGCCGGGGAAGCCTGGTACCGAGCCTCCAGTTGCCCCGAGGCCATCTCGTGGCTTGCGAAAGCGGTGAGTGGAAACGACAAAGACCCTCAAATCGCACAAGCCTGGCTGCGGATGGCCTCGTGTTATCTCCGCGAAAGTCAGCTAGCCGAAGCTCGAGAGACGTTAAAGCAGCTCTGGGTGAAGTTCCCACAAACGAAGGAGGCGAAGGAGGCCGAGGGGTTGCTGGCGGGCAACAACGGAGGTGCATCCTGGAGTGCCTCTCCTGACCTCTATTATGAGCGTGCCCAGGTGTTTCTGGCACAGTCACTCCATGCGGAAGCGATCGATGAGCTCAAAAAGTTCATGGCTCTGGATCCTTCCTCTCCACAACGCGCGGATGCCAAGCTCAAATTGGGAATCGCACAGGTTCGGCTCAAGAATTATGACCAGGCGCGCGAGACCTTCTCTGTGCTGACCGAGGACCAAGGGCCTCGGACGGATGAAGCGACGGTCTGGTTGGCGAGAGTCTATCTCCGCCAGGGGTTGGGAGAGAAGCTGTTGGATTTGTGTCGCACGCTGTCAAGGCGGACTTTGACTCCGGAGCAGAAGGGCCAGGTCAACTTGTTCGCTGGAATCTGGCTCGAGGATCAATCACGTTTCGACGAGGCGGCCGAACGGTATCGGCATGTTGCCAAGATGGGTGAACCCGCTTCTCAACGAACCGAGGCACAATGGCGGGAGGGGTGGTTGCTCTATCGAACAGATCGTCAGCGGGAGGCGATCCGGGTGTGGCAGCAGATTGTCGACCAAAAGGATAGCGATGTGGAGCCACAAGCGCTCTACTGGATTGCGCGTGCCCATGGGCAGCTTGGAGATGCCAAGGCGAAGGACCTGTTTGCACAGCTCTGCCAACGGTTCCCGTACACCTACTATTGCCAGCTGGCACGCGAGCAGGGAGGAGGCCAGCTTCCCGCACGGATGGAACAGGATCCGGCGGTGGCACCAGTGTTGGCCGTCCAACCCATTTCTGAGGCCGGTCACGGGCTGGCTCAGGAGAATCAGGTCGTCAATCGGAGTCAGATCGAACAACAACCAGCCTTCAAGCGAGCGGTTGAGCTGCGGTTGCTGGGCCGGGAGCAGGATGCCGCAAGAGAGCTGAGCGTCTTGACGGATCGGTATAGTCGGGATCCTGAGGTATTGGCGGCCTTATCCATCATGCTGAATGAGGTCGGCGCGTATCACCATGCCTTACGCCTTGTGCGATCGCGATTTCGCGAGAAGTTGGAAAGGACCGGCGGGACCATTGCCGAGGGTTTGTGGAACGTGGCCTATCCGACCGGATTGATTCCGACGATTAAGATGTCGGCGACCAACGGCGTAGACCCCTTTTTAGTCGCCGCGATCATCCGAGAGGAAAGCCAGTATGATTGGAAAGCCGTGTCACGCGTCGGCGCCATTGGTTTGATGCAAGTGATGCCGACCACGGCCAATACGGTGGCTCAGCAACATCACCTGCCAAGCGTATCTCGCGAGGATCTGTTCGATCAGGAAGTCAACATTCGGATCGGTGTGCGGTATGTGGAACAGCTCTTGGCGCAGTTTTCAGGCAATGTGGCTCAAGCGATCGCCGCGTATAACGCCGGCCCGGTCGTCGTGGGGGCCTGGGCAACGACATATCGCGGTCGAAGCGAGGATGAGTTCGTAGAGTTGATTCAGTACCAAGAGACCCGGCAATACGTGAAGCGGGTGCTCCGCAGTTACAAGGAATATCTGCGTTTATCCGGGGCGCCCAAAACCGTTTCTTGA
- a CDS encoding exodeoxyribonuclease VII large subunit — protein sequence MRRGLTQTQPPSSLFALDSSSRQVLTVSALTAMVRASLETSFSEVWLEGEISNLRAPGSGHLYCTLKDQTSQVRAVIFRSTALRLRFGLEDGLHVIVRGRLSVYEPRGEYQLILDHVEPQGLGALQLAFEQLKRRLEDEGLFDVTRKRSLPEFPRTVGLVTSATGAAVRDMMAVLHRRCPIVRIILVPVSVQGGGAAEQIVEAIETLNKLGFVDVMIVGRGGGSLEDLWSFNEEIVVRAVAASTVPIVSAVGHETDVTLTDFAADVRAPTPSAAAELVVPVLAELVERLDMFVARCRQAITAQCLDQHQRLDLVLAHMSHIRLRILKEAQRVDDAMTGMREAAQATLRCAIADAQAWTQALMSQNPVFHVRRELGVIPQLQLRLAAAMDHTLTHQMQLARSTLRRLNGLSPLAVLERGYAILETVPRHQIIRDVGQVAVGDEVVARLANGQVRCTVKEVKSNLSV from the coding sequence ATGAGAAGAGGACTCACACAGACCCAGCCGCCTTCGTCTCTCTTCGCTCTCGATTCGTCTTCGAGACAGGTGCTCACTGTCTCAGCATTGACCGCCATGGTGCGGGCCTCGCTCGAGACGTCCTTTTCGGAGGTATGGCTCGAGGGAGAGATTTCGAACCTGCGCGCGCCAGGGTCCGGGCATCTGTATTGTACCCTCAAGGATCAGACGAGTCAGGTTCGTGCCGTAATCTTTCGATCAACCGCCCTTCGATTGCGATTCGGCCTAGAAGACGGTCTCCATGTCATCGTGCGGGGGCGACTCTCCGTCTATGAGCCTCGAGGGGAATATCAGCTCATCCTAGATCATGTGGAGCCCCAGGGGCTGGGCGCGCTGCAATTAGCGTTTGAGCAACTGAAGCGCCGCCTGGAAGATGAGGGACTCTTCGATGTTACACGTAAACGTTCACTTCCAGAGTTTCCACGGACCGTCGGCCTTGTGACCTCAGCGACTGGGGCAGCGGTTCGAGACATGATGGCGGTCTTGCACCGTCGATGTCCCATCGTGCGCATTATTCTTGTGCCGGTCTCAGTGCAAGGGGGTGGGGCGGCGGAGCAGATCGTGGAAGCCATTGAGACCCTGAATAAGCTGGGGTTCGTCGACGTCATGATTGTTGGACGGGGCGGTGGATCATTGGAAGATCTGTGGAGTTTCAACGAAGAAATCGTGGTCCGAGCGGTGGCCGCCTCAACGGTGCCTATCGTATCAGCCGTAGGACATGAGACGGACGTGACGCTGACCGACTTTGCCGCAGATGTCAGAGCCCCAACACCCTCTGCTGCCGCTGAACTGGTTGTTCCCGTCTTAGCGGAACTTGTTGAACGGCTGGATATGTTCGTCGCTCGTTGTCGGCAAGCGATTACCGCACAGTGCTTGGATCAGCATCAGCGACTTGATCTCGTGCTGGCCCATATGAGTCATATTCGGCTGAGAATTCTCAAAGAGGCGCAGCGGGTGGATGACGCTATGACAGGCATGCGAGAAGCGGCACAGGCCACGCTGAGGTGTGCCATCGCAGATGCGCAGGCCTGGACACAAGCGCTGATGTCGCAAAACCCGGTCTTTCACGTGCGTCGAGAGCTGGGGGTTATCCCGCAGCTGCAGTTGCGTTTGGCCGCTGCGATGGATCATACCCTGACCCATCAGATGCAACTGGCACGCAGCACCCTCAGGAGATTGAATGGGTTGAGTCCGCTTGCGGTTCTGGAGCGCGGATACGCAATTCTCGAAACGGTGCCGAGGCATCAGATCATTCGAGATGTCGGGCAAGTGGCCGTCGGAGACGAGGTCGTTGCCCGTCTTGCCAACGGCCAGGTTCGTTGTACGGTGAAGGAAGTGAAGTCGAATCTATCCGTTTAA
- a CDS encoding cell division protein ZapA, protein MTKTIDVEIYGQRYAITGDSDDVYVRRLAHFVDDHMKHLAEGMKTTTPSKLAVLTAINLAHQLFESEKKRVQGEADVERRMVTLMESIEEQMPSSLFR, encoded by the coding sequence TTGACTAAGACCATTGATGTGGAAATTTATGGTCAACGGTATGCCATCACCGGAGACAGTGATGATGTCTATGTTCGGCGGCTGGCTCATTTTGTCGACGACCATATGAAACACCTCGCGGAGGGGATGAAGACGACGACGCCCTCGAAGTTGGCCGTGCTCACCGCGATTAATCTTGCCCATCAACTCTTTGAATCCGAAAAGAAACGGGTCCAGGGGGAGGCCGATGTCGAACGGCGGATGGTGACCTTAATGGAATCGATCGAGGAGCAGATGCCGTCGTCGCTCTTTCGATAG
- a CDS encoding insulinase family protein, with translation MSVPLGATAADIIPVKFTTPNGMTVVVLEQHFLPIVELHALIKAGSSQDHPEKAGVANLVASLLDEGTTSRSSKQLAEQIDFVGGSLSAQAGEDFTTASTRILKKDIDLGFTLLADILQRPAFPKQEFERVRSQILGEIASDNDDPGHVAMKAFNQLVYQNHPYRWPVHGTEETLNKITLSDIQSFYAKEYLPNQIILTIVGDMTVEQATSLVQIHFGSWKKGAAPPRPSRKPPTVEKKAVQFIEKDLTQSTIVLGHSGISRTNPDFYAVTVMNHVLGAGGFSSRLMDSIRDKQGLAYGITSHYDARAMPGSFWINLQTRTETTNQAITSALAEMKAIREAPVSDQELAEAKSFLMGSFPLRLDSTAKLAQVLGQVEFFGLGFDYFSQYPKWIDRVTKDDVQRVAKQYLNPQSYALVVVGNITKAKVRH, from the coding sequence ATGAGTGTTCCTCTAGGAGCGACTGCAGCCGACATTATCCCTGTCAAGTTCACGACACCCAATGGGATGACGGTCGTCGTGTTGGAACAACACTTTCTTCCCATCGTCGAACTCCATGCGCTCATCAAGGCTGGCTCATCCCAAGACCATCCGGAGAAGGCCGGTGTTGCCAACCTCGTTGCCAGCCTGCTGGATGAAGGCACCACGTCACGATCGTCCAAACAGCTGGCCGAGCAGATCGACTTCGTCGGTGGATCCCTCAGTGCCCAAGCCGGTGAAGATTTTACGACCGCGTCCACCCGCATCCTTAAAAAGGATATCGACCTGGGATTTACGCTTCTTGCTGATATCCTTCAACGCCCGGCATTCCCCAAACAGGAATTCGAACGGGTTCGATCACAGATTCTTGGGGAAATCGCGAGTGACAACGATGATCCCGGCCATGTGGCCATGAAAGCCTTCAACCAGCTAGTCTACCAGAACCACCCCTATCGCTGGCCTGTCCATGGAACCGAGGAGACCCTCAACAAGATCACCTTGTCCGACATCCAAAGCTTCTACGCCAAGGAATACCTCCCCAACCAAATCATTCTTACGATCGTGGGCGACATGACTGTCGAACAAGCGACCTCCCTCGTTCAGATTCATTTTGGATCCTGGAAGAAAGGTGCTGCACCGCCGCGACCGTCTAGAAAACCGCCCACTGTCGAGAAAAAGGCCGTCCAATTCATCGAGAAAGACTTAACCCAGTCCACTATTGTGTTGGGCCACTCCGGAATCAGCCGAACAAACCCGGATTTCTATGCGGTCACCGTCATGAACCATGTTCTCGGAGCCGGTGGATTTTCGTCGCGGCTGATGGATTCGATTCGCGATAAGCAGGGTCTTGCCTATGGGATTACAAGCCACTATGACGCGAGAGCCATGCCGGGATCGTTCTGGATCAACCTCCAGACCAGAACTGAGACCACCAACCAGGCCATCACCAGTGCCTTAGCCGAAATGAAGGCGATCCGTGAGGCGCCGGTGAGCGACCAGGAACTAGCCGAGGCCAAGTCATTCTTGATGGGGAGCTTCCCCTTACGACTGGACTCCACGGCCAAGCTGGCGCAAGTCTTGGGTCAGGTAGAATTTTTTGGACTCGGGTTCGATTACTTCAGCCAGTATCCTAAATGGATCGACCGAGTGACGAAAGACGACGTGCAGCGCGTGGCCAAGCAGTACCTAAACCCGCAGTCTTATGCTCTTGTGGTGGTGGGGAATATTACCAAGGCGAAAGTCCGTCATTAG
- the rny gene encoding ribonuclease Y, with translation MTPISTATIVSIVLSLIVGAVVGAGVFELLRRRVMGAKQAEAEELAKQVVQNAQREAENLIKEARFEAKDLAFKAKSEFEQEQKAKLGELSGVEKRLIQREGVLDGKLTAIEKRENEARKREQDFSKREEGLTVKEAACAKAEREHREALERVAGMTAEEAKKQLIVEMESQARLDAVGIAKRTIEEARENAEREAREIITSSIQRVVRDYVSESTISVVPIPNDAMKGRIIGREGRNIRALEAATGIDLIIDETPEAVIISGFDPLRREIAKVSLERLMHDGRIHPTRIEEIVEKVKVDIDKLMYEEAEKIIFELGLSDFNPELIKVLGRLKYRTSYGQNNLYHAREASYICGIMASELGLDVKLARRGALLHDIGKAVSHEEEGPHAMLGAEIAKKYGESAKIVNAIAAHHEQVEPICPESVLVAAAEALSAARPGARREALESYVKRLEKLESLATGHKGVQKAYAIQAGREIRVIVRQEDITDAESFQLSRELAKKIEQELTYPGQIKVTVIRESRYVEYAK, from the coding sequence GTGACTCCCATTTCTACTGCAACGATTGTGTCCATCGTACTGTCTCTGATTGTCGGTGCCGTGGTTGGAGCAGGGGTCTTTGAGCTGCTGCGGCGCCGTGTGATGGGGGCGAAACAGGCGGAGGCCGAAGAACTTGCGAAACAGGTTGTGCAGAATGCACAACGAGAAGCCGAAAACCTGATCAAGGAAGCCAGGTTTGAGGCGAAGGACCTTGCGTTTAAGGCAAAGTCTGAGTTCGAGCAGGAACAAAAGGCGAAGTTGGGTGAATTGTCAGGGGTGGAAAAACGGCTCATCCAGCGAGAAGGTGTCCTCGATGGAAAGTTGACGGCCATAGAAAAACGCGAGAATGAAGCACGGAAACGCGAGCAGGATTTCTCGAAACGGGAGGAAGGGTTGACGGTGAAAGAGGCGGCCTGCGCCAAGGCGGAGCGGGAGCACCGTGAGGCCTTAGAGCGTGTGGCGGGCATGACGGCTGAAGAAGCGAAGAAACAGTTGATCGTCGAAATGGAATCGCAGGCGAGACTGGATGCCGTTGGGATCGCCAAGCGGACCATTGAAGAGGCTCGCGAAAACGCCGAGCGGGAGGCGCGGGAAATCATTACCTCATCGATTCAACGTGTGGTTCGTGACTACGTGTCGGAGTCGACGATTTCAGTTGTCCCCATACCGAACGATGCCATGAAGGGGCGGATCATTGGTCGTGAAGGACGCAATATCCGTGCACTGGAAGCGGCGACCGGTATTGATCTCATCATCGATGAAACACCTGAGGCGGTGATTATCTCTGGGTTCGATCCCTTGCGGCGCGAGATTGCAAAAGTATCTCTGGAGCGTCTGATGCACGACGGACGCATCCATCCCACGCGTATCGAGGAGATCGTCGAAAAGGTCAAGGTCGACATCGACAAGTTGATGTACGAAGAGGCCGAGAAGATTATCTTTGAACTGGGCCTCTCAGATTTTAATCCGGAGCTGATTAAGGTCTTGGGCCGTCTGAAATATCGAACGAGTTACGGCCAGAACAATCTCTATCATGCCCGCGAAGCGTCCTACATCTGCGGCATCATGGCGTCGGAGTTGGGTCTCGATGTGAAGTTGGCTCGGCGAGGTGCCCTTCTTCATGATATCGGCAAGGCTGTCAGTCATGAAGAGGAGGGTCCGCATGCCATGCTGGGGGCTGAGATCGCCAAGAAGTATGGCGAGTCGGCAAAGATCGTCAACGCTATCGCGGCGCATCATGAGCAGGTGGAGCCGATTTGTCCGGAGAGCGTATTAGTGGCCGCGGCTGAGGCCTTATCGGCCGCACGCCCTGGAGCCAGGCGCGAAGCACTTGAGTCGTACGTGAAGCGATTGGAAAAATTGGAATCGCTCGCAACCGGGCACAAAGGGGTTCAGAAGGCATACGCCATCCAAGCGGGCCGTGAAATTCGGGTCATTGTTCGACAGGAAGACATCACGGATGCGGAATCGTTCCAGCTCTCACGCGAGCTGGCAAAAAAGATCGAACAGGAGTTGACCTATCCGGGCCAAATCAAGGTGACGGTGATTCGGGAAAGCCGGTACGTGGAATACGCCAAATGA